Genomic DNA from Nicotiana tabacum cultivar K326 chromosome 21, ASM71507v2, whole genome shotgun sequence:
ATAGGGTGGCCACCTGAACATTGATCCTGTTGGATATCAAGTCCAAATGTTAAAAGTTGTCCTTAACATTGAGTTCTTCTAACTCTTCGTTTACAAAATGACCGTTCCGAATTTCAGGGTAACAGGCTTTTGGGCAATATTATGGAATCCATGCATACTTAGTGAAAGATAGGACATTATAGAAGAAAATGATTTGTATAGGTGATACCAATTAGTTGGGTATATGTTTTAATCATATTAGTACGTTTTTTTAGTTCCTATGCTTTCTAAGAGTCTTTTAGCCTTGTCAGAGATTTATATGTCAGTAGAAATATAGAGAACTTATTTGTATAACTTTGGCCTGATATGGAGTTTAAATGGAGAAACATGGTCATTGAGAATGCATATAGCAGACCCCAGCTTGTTTGGACTGCGGCGTAGTAGTTGTTATTGCTCTTTGTATGTGTATGCTTCGAGCCAAAAGCAATAGTTAATTGAACCTACAGTAGTCACGTTAgatcgccccccccccccccccagctcTATATGCATAACCTTTGTTCTCACAAGCATAGGGTCTTCTTCAGGATATCCATAGTGCTTTTGTTCTTCTGCTGGAACATCCTCTAATACCTGAACTCTTTTCAAGGCCGCTTCTGATTAATGTTCTTTCCTTTATCACAACATGACACAGGCTAGGATACTACTGGTCCCCGGGTTTGTAGCTGCTAATGACAATCAACAGCCATACGTACAGAGCAATCCCGATCAGGCAACTGTGGCCGGTCCatcacatttcaagcacatatcaGATGTGTCTTCTGAAGGAGGTCTATTTATTGAAGAGCAAGCATCTCTGGTTCAACCCGAACGCCTTGGAGAGTCGGATGATCTGAGATCCAGGTTCTTGGATGACATTGATAAAGATAGTAATATTCAAGATGGAGACACTTCCTGTCTAGCTACAGGCACCATGAGTAATGTTGAGGAAGATCTCTTACCGGGAACATATTCCTACGATGTTGAAGATGGTGAACATGATTGTTTTCCTCCCCTTACATCCTGCGTTGGAACTCGTTGGTACAAGGCACCTGAGCTACTTTATGGATCCACAAATTATGGGCCGGAGATTGATTTGTGGTCATTAGGTTGTATTTTTGCGGAGGTTTTGCGTCTGGAATCACTTTTTCCTGGAAATTCAGACATTGATCAACTCGGCAGAATATTTAGTGTTCTTGGAAACTTATCTGAAGAAGTTTGGCCTGGTTGCGCAAATCTTCCTGATTACAAGATAATTTCATTTGGTAAAGTAGATAATCCAATTGGCTTAGAAGCATGTCTATCCAACAGGTCAACTGACGAAATTCTGCTCGTAAAAAAGTTGCTATGTTTTGACCCGGCTGGTAGAGCTACGGCAATGGAATTACTACATGACAAGTATCTGAATGAAGATCCTTTGCCTGTCCCATCGTCTGAACTGAGGATTCCCTCCAAACATAGTGGCGCAGATGAAGATTCACCTGATGAATTAGGTGATTATAGGGATTTTAACTCTGACTCAGACTTTGATGATTTTGGCCCAGTGAAAGTATCAACCACTGATTATGGTTTCTCAATTAAGTTTACTTGAGCACCCGGGTGTATAATTTTGTTCAAAATTTACTTCCTTTTTTCCCCAAAATTTTGTGGCTGAGCTGTCCTCACATTGGTAGAAGCGATTCCTCTCAGAGTGATAGAGATTCTCAGTTTGCCATGTGATATTCAAGTATCATCATTTTGTTGCAGTACTTCATATATTTTGTTGTAGGGGCTTCTCAAAGTTTTGTAAGTTGTAACAATTGTGGCTTCCTCTGTTGGAATAGCAATTAAGAAACTGAGACATATACGTAAACGGCAAGTCTATATTATTAGTATTGTTTTTGTGCTGAAGGAGACTTCTTGTATTGTGCTACAATCTACTTAAAAGGTTCTACAGCTACTTCAATGAAGAATTGGATCCCATCTGTTTCAATTTCAGGTATATAGTTATTAAgtatttttttggtttcccaTCCGGTGTCCGGTACCTGCATTGGGGCCCGATTAAATTCGGATTCGTGCCGGGAAGTCCCACATTGGGGGTAAAATGTTCCCTAACAAATGTGACTCCATACCCGGGACGCGAACTCGAGACCTCATGGTTAAAGGATATATAGTTATTAAGTTGTCCTCAATATTGTCAGTACCTTTGCTTGTGCAGCCTCGAGATTTTGCTCTCATTTTGCGCAGGACTGTTTTTTTCAATTGCAAATTAACCCCTCAAAATTTGAAACGTGGAAGTGATATTGTTTCATCGAAAAGCACTTTCTCTTCCTTTAGTCATTGACTAATATGTTACCAGAAAGTTTTGGTGGAACTGGAACAAAGCTGGTGACTTTGCAATAACACTAAGATAACATATTTATTCCATGGTAACCTTCTTATTTCCCAGTTTCGCTTTGTGTCTCTTTCTTCCACTTCCCTTGGTAGGTAAAacaaattttcatttcaaaagaCATACGTACacaattctgaaaaaaaaaacttaaaataaTCCTTTAAGTTTGAGATTACACTCAAAATGATCCCTAACATATTAGACgatattttcttttttggtttcaCCATTTGGTATTCAAAATTTTCTAGACCGATTTATTCTGATTCACTCCAAACCAAGAGTTTATTCATTCTTAAGGCTCAAATTGAGACCTCTGATTAAGCGTGGAATGATTTCATCCATCATACCATACTCTTTGAAGAATTATTAACCGTCCTCGAAATATAGGTACATAGTTCCTATCTCATTATCCTCGTTTTGTCTTTCCTCCTTCAATATTACGATTTATGGTCGAttgtcaaacaaaaaaaaaataaaggagaaaaaaaaCCATACCCTCTTTGGTCTCACTTGAATCTCTAATTAATAACTGCAAAGATTAATAGTCTAGTGATATAAGTGAAAATTTCTCCCATGATATGTGCGGGTTCAATTCTCACGGTCTCTTTGTGCTCATTTTCTTATCACCAACGTACTAATAGAGAAAAAATATCCCTAGTAAATCTGGTCCGTCTATCCCAATTCCCAAGTGCTTTTTTATACAAACTTCAGCATTCATTGGATCACTAACCTCTTACGCCAAGAAAAAAGTACAGAAATGGTATCAAATAATCATTTTAAAGGACTTTTATTTAGGAATTAACCTATGTGtcttaaatttcagtttttcaatTCAATTTTCAGAATACAAATACcctaaaattaaatttttttacttATATTTTCGGAATAAATAAATACTGATTAATCCGTAAATAACCGAATTAATGATTTTTTATGCACGAGGAAAGTCAACGTCCTCGTGGACCCTTTAGAGCCAAAAcctattactactactatttgcATTGtaccttattttattttcttcaaattaaaCATAGCAGAGAGATTTCCtctatattaaaaaataaaataaaaataataatcacgTGCTCTCGAGCCCACCTAATTTCCCGCTCTTCTCTTCCCAAGTAATGGTGGCGCTTAATGCCATTCCACATGGCGTCTTACCATTGGTCACTTGACAATTATATGACTGGTGATGTTGGCTGATATAATCCTACCCTATTTTATCTCAAGAAAATGCAttagcaaaaaaaaataaaaaatctcaaGAAAATGCAGCATATTGTATAGGTTTTCGCAGTTGAAGACTCAACGCAACTAGCATTTTTAAAACGAAATATTGAATTTTTGAATTACTTTCATTTTATCTACAAAATAACAACATATCAAAAGTATTTTCGAACTTTTGTAATCTTAAAGTTGTCATAACCTTTCTATGACAATAAGAACATGTCATTAAGAAAAAATATAAGTTTAAGTTTAAGAAAGTTTTATATATCAAAACGCGTTATTTTTTTTATACAAGGAGGATTTAGAGCTCATTGATACAATGCTCTAATTTGGTGTTTTTAACCATAGTAGTTAGCTTCCGTTTGACTACAGATTTTTGctacttttttcaaaaaaataatttgaaacacTGTTTATTCATTGAATATgataagtttttgaaaaaaattgatttttttttcaagttccCAAAAATTGGTTTAGCGCTATTTATGGATGAAATTCTTTCTTCTGCTCTTAAAACTTAaagttttttttcaaataaaatgcatgtccaaaatacaacttcaacttccaaaaaattattttttaatataatttcaaaaattcaattttcaagtttcaaccaaatcaATGTTCAAACGCTAgcttatgtgtgtgtgtgtatatatatatatatatatatatttatatttaacttGGTGAAGTACTTTTACATTGTGTTACAGTATTATTCTTCTATTAAATCTGTCTTTGAGTTCCATTGTATCaggtttaaataaataaacaactatTTCTTGaggtaatttatttattttcatcatATTATTCTTTTTGTATGTTTTAATTTTTACTTCAATAGATTCCATTACTCAAATGGTCGCTCAATTATCAAAATTTATCTAATAAAATCTGTCattctaaaataaaaaacctaaatCACTTgacttgaaaaaaaattgaaaataacaTAACAAATGTGAGGATAACCATATCAAACCTCTCTTCTATTTCTGAAGcaacaaaaatatttatttacatTCTTCGTCCTTTTCTTGTTTACGAGTTATCCAGAAATTGTGTCATTTTACTTTTCTTGtggctttttctttttcctttcttaagAATATATGTTGATGcatattaaaaaaatgaaaaaaaatgaaaataacaaatGTTGTTGCATATTAAAAAATGTAAAAGTTTGATTTTTTGGATAAGTTTTGTCTAtaatagtaaaaaaaatattaattatataatCATAAAACAACATAACTAACTTAACTAAATTGTTCATTAAACCAGGTTAAGATGATATCTGCTTATTTTGAATTCAATTACAATGTCAGTACATATAATACCCTAATTTTGCTCTTTTTCCTAAATGTTGCAAGCCATCTGCTATAATAtccattattattttatataatttgtttcatgtttggccatagattttaactatttttttttttcaaaatttttttgaaatactatttgttcatggaatatgatcagtttttgaaaaaaaaattcaagttccCAAAAACTTTAAGGTAGTTTTTTGGTGAAATTTTGTattccactcacaaaacttcaattttttttccaaataaaatgtatgtccaaatataaattcaactttcaaaaactcttttttcagGTTTTAACTAAATCTATGTTCGAACGCTAAGTAAGATTAGttattaaataataaaagtgtCATCTTATTTAGATGAAATGAGCATGTAAAAAAGAGTGACCGAACACGCATTCTAATTCTCTTCTAATCCGACGGTTATAGATAATCCTACAAAGCTTCTATGAATTTAAGCCGTTAGATTAATTCTCCCCGCAGCCACCGCACGATGAAACTTTTTACCGAAATCGTACCGTCCAATATTTACAAAATTGAATTTCAAAAGCTTTAGAGGGAGCAGCAAATATTTGCTGCTGCTTCTCTTCTTCGAAAAATCCCTTCTTTTCTCCTTCCGCCTGTGTACATACATAAAACACGCACACACACAGTGTATGTGTATTTGTCGATCGAACTTATTGTTGAATTAGGTGAATAATTTGAGTGGATTTCTAGCCAACATTCGCTGGTTTTTTGTAATTTGAATCTGATTTTCGAATTACACAGCTTCACCTGTCGAAATTTTGAATTTTAAGCAGTTTTTTCGTTATGTTTGTTGAAATTTGTGGAATTATCGTGGTATTTGCAGTGGATAATCAGTgaatttgtgagattttgtaatTTCTGGGCGTTTGTTGAGTTTTTATTGTGTGTTTGAATGGAGAATAGTGAGGGAGGGGATTTTTTCCCTCCTAACAAGGCTCAATCGGAGGTGGCTGTTTCCGCTGATGCAGCTACGACGGTGCAGCCGCAGGTGGCAGTGGATATTCCGGCGAAGAAGCTGGCTAGGCAGCTGGATTTCACGGTGTTCGGTGGCAGTGGTGGTCAATCTCCGGGCACCGCTATGCCGGAGCAAACAAAGCAGATTCAACCGCTTGTGAAATCAATACAACTGCAAAGGCCACAGACGCAGCAACATATGGTGTTAATGCCGACGAAACAAACTGCGGTGCCGACTACTCATCCTTCAATACGACCTCCTCTGTAAGTATCTACGGAAAAAGAGGGTCTTGTTTTAGCTCATTTAACTGAAATTTGTCAGGATTAGAGGAAATTATAGTTAAAAGTTTGTTATAAACTCTATAATTTGTTTGTTATTTGCTAAAGAATGCATCTTTGAGCATGTAGGAAGAGAATATAAGAAGCCTCTAGGGCTTTGATTCAATGTGAACGGTATTACAGACAAAGGCCGATTCACAGTTTGAATTTTATGGGTTCCTACAATGACCGCAAGTTAATATAGAATAATATCTTGTGATCAAagtcaaatatttataaatatttaatggatttcttaatatatatatatcgaggAATTTAAACTTTATAGGTTCTGGATTCTAGGACAACGACCTCAAGTGCTAGTAACTGAATTTTAAATCTGATTTTTGTACGTATTTGGTGGATTTCTTAACACTTATACAGGGTTTGGGCCAAAGATACTTGGTTTTGCCGAACCCATTTCTTAAAGCCTACATTCGCCCCTGCTTCTTTGAGCATGTAGAAAGAGAATATGAGATGCCTCTAGGGCTTTGGTCAAAAGGTATTATAGGCTATATTTGTGGTAGGCGCACGCCATGAGTTCAAATCTTGGTTGGTGAATGAAGTGTGGTATTTGAATGGGGAATGGTAGAAAGCCCATATCCACTGATTTTCTAAACCAGAAACAATGGATTTCTTGGTTATCCATAAAGAGAAAGACACAGAATTTGAGATTTCTTTCACAAATACTAGGGGCTGTTGCTAGGGAAAGTTCAAGCTTTTCTGGTGGAACTAGGATAGGTAATTAATCAGTAATCTGTTTGTAGGTTAGCGTCAGATGAAAAGGTTAGAAACGAAATTTGTTTCTTATATCCATGAGGAGAGGGGGGAAGTGAGAGCCCGAGAGGGTAGAAAATGTTTGGATTCGGAAATGTTTGAATTTGCCTTTCTTGTTCTTTAGATTTCATTTGGTCCACCTTGCTAGGCTTTTATAAGTGATTCTTTGTTTCTATATTTTGGTTGACTGGTGAGCAGCACATGACATTAGAGATGATAATCATGATCCTTTCCTTACAACcttgtactccctccgtttcaatttatgtgaacctgtttgattgggcacggagtttaagaaaaattgaagacttttagaatttgtggtcctaaataagtcaaaaaggggcccagagtatttgtgtggttataaaagcttctcattaagggtagaattgtaagtttaagatAAATtgcttccaaatttagaaaggggtcattctttttggaacggaccaaaaaggaaataggttcacataaactggaacggaggagTAAGTCGTTTGCAATTACTTGCTAACTTATGGAAAGAAACAATATTTGTACACATGTAGGCATGCTCCAGCCAAATTGGTTTCCATTTACGCTTGTGGGTCTACTTCACAAAAAGATTTGACTTTTCAGTTTGTTTGTCACACAAATTTCCTTAATTTAAACTGTTAACCTTATATTATTTTGTGGTTAGCCACTTCGAAATCACATTGATTAGTTGATCATAGAGTCTTCTGTCTTGTTGATCCTAAATTTGTCGATAAGTTTCTAAATCATCGTCAGAGTACATCATAATGCTTGTCTCACATCCCTCAGACTTGAAATTGGACATAGTTATCAAAGAGCTCTCTGTTTCTTGTATAAGTAATATTAATATCTACAGTTATCTCATTTTGCTCACCTCAAACATGTAAAATGCTGGGTGTATTTGTGATTTGCCTTGGCTTCACATTTCTTACTGTTGATCATCATCCGTCTAGGGTTTGTTTGTGGGCTCTACACAagtttttgggattttgatttaCGAAGCTGTGAGAGGGAGCATTTTTATGTTAGCTTAGACTGAATATGATCTATATGATGCTAATACTCACTGTTTCCAGGAAACCAGATTCTCCAAGAGCACGGCCAAGGCAAAGTGCTAGTGAGGTAAAAGATGGTACTCCTAAAAAGCAGAAGCAGTGTAACTGCAAACACTCTCGATGTCTAAAGTTGTAAGTACTACCTCCGTCTCATACAGATATGTGGAAAATCtcaaaaataactaaaatatatTAATGGATGGCAAACACATGAAGGTAGCACTGATAAGCTCTGAAATGACTGTTCTTCTATTGTCCTTTCGGCACTGATAAGctcttaaatttctattttttcccTTCTTGATGGCAAAATATTTGTTGGAAGGGATATACATGAGGTAATCAAGCATAGATGTGTCTTAAAAAAAACATATTCATTGGTCCAAACAAATATTATCAACTAAACAATTCCCAACAGGAAGGGTTAagaaaatggaaaataaagatgCGAAATGACCAGATATTGTAAGGATATTTTACTCCTTTTGGCACCTTCGATATGTTTAATCCCTGTTCTAAAGAAGCTAATAATTTTATCCTAGGGCTTATTGGTAATTTTGTAAAAGGAAGGATAATAATGAGATTAAAGCCTATTCCATCACTTAAATTACCTTGGGCACCAGCTCGATTCAATGCTTTTTCCAGGGCCTTTTTTCTTAATCTGTTTAAGTGCGCAAAGTTTCACTTGCAGGAGTATATGTGAATTATTTCTCTTTGTGTCATAGTACTGACTGTCTTTGCATTAATCTTGTGAGCACATACACATAGTGGCAAAATTTTAGGAAAAGTTCTCCGCCGCATACGATTTCCAATCAATGATGACTAGATGTGTACATGGATGTACATTGGCGGTTTGGGGTGGTTTTGAAGTAAAACCATAACCTAATCATATTTTGCACTGGTTTTTCCAAAATATCCAATCAATTTAGTTTAGTTAGCTTGTGGTTGGTTGGTTGACAATTTTGGTAGATTCAGTATAGATTATAGTTTAGGTGTTTACAGTTCAACTATACGTTAGAAAGTCTGGTGTTTTTGGTTATATGACGTTACATTAGGAGCTCAAAGTTTAGGATTATAGACTTTACATATGATAAATTTGGGGTTTAGAGTTTATGTTTTTGTGCTATACATGGAAGTTTGTGGTTTATACATAACATGATTACATACAAAAATTACCAGCTGTAGCCCACATATAAAACCACACTGTTCTTAGTAAATTCACCATTTGCAAAAGTAAACCTTTTGGCCATTAGGTTCTAACCATGAAATAAATGGGCTATTTGTTTCAAAGTGGCCATGCAATACATGTATACAGTCTACATTTTGAAAATGGAGGTTTTATTTGAGTTTTTGCAGCTTTTTAtgtataaaaatcaaaataaaccacCACAATGGTTTTCTAGGGTTGAAAACCAACCCATGGAAAAGGTCAATTTGTGGGACATTGGTGTATTTCGGATGGTTTAAGTCAATCCCTTTTTTTCCCTCTCACAGTTAGGGTGCAGGTAATATGTTTATACAATTCCATTCTCTGTTATTTGTAAGATTTATTTCGCTTTTATGCATTACTACTTAGAGTCACTGCTTTAGTTCTTATGCAATGTGACTTTTCTTtgctttctttctatttttggaTCAGGTATTGTGAATGCTTTGCATCTGGCATATACTGTGATGGGTGCAATTGTAACAATTGTCATAATAATGTTGAAAATGAGCCTGCTAGACGTGAGGCAGTTGAAGCTACTTTAGAGCGTAATCCACATGCATTCAGGCCTAAAATCGCCAGCAGTCCGCATGGAGCTCGAGATAATAAGGTACTTCTTAAAACTAAGCAGATTCGTGGATGATGCTTTCTTAAAAGTTGAACTATTCATAAAAATCTTTATTCTAATTATGCTAGAGATCTGAAGATATCCTGGACATGTTACTCCCATTAATGTCCTTGTGGTCTATG
This window encodes:
- the LOC107831674 gene encoding cyclin-dependent kinase F-1, with amino-acid sequence MDPPHEKSWSIHTRKEITTKYEIFNRIGAGAYSDVYKARRRSDSVTVALKEIHDYQSACREIEALQILQHCPNVVVLYEYFWREDEDAVLVLEYLPTDLSSLIKEAKNWENGLGLGEIKKWMVQILCGVDACHRNSIVHRDLKPENLLISDNGVLKLADFGQARILLVPGFVAANDNQQPYVQSNPDQATVAGPSHFKHISDVSSEGGLFIEEQASLVQPERLGESDDLRSRFLDDIDKDSNIQDGDTSCLATGTMSNVEEDLLPGTYSYDVEDGEHDCFPPLTSCVGTRWYKAPELLYGSTNYGPEIDLWSLGCIFAEVLRLESLFPGNSDIDQLGRIFSVLGNLSEEVWPGCANLPDYKIISFGKVDNPIGLEACLSNRSTDEILLVKKLLCFDPAGRATAMELLHDKYLNEDPLPVPSSELRIPSKHSGADEDSPDELGDYRDFNSDSDFDDFGPVKVSTTDYGFSIKFT